One Candidatus Paceibacterota bacterium genomic window carries:
- a CDS encoding Fic family protein, giving the protein MSKTPAVFNKINSLRERYYKASIGKEALIRLVSEAEVAEQVYNSNAIENSTLSLEETEKILLQIDLERFISQREIFEAKNLARVVSYIDKRSKEQELTLDVILSLHKMLITNIRDDVAGRFRKNNEYVRVGSHIAPKPEEVLERLEKMLSEYNAKSHENIIKRIAKLHLTFEYTHPFIDGNGRIGRVLNNYLLIREGFVPINIKFIDRKKYYDAFKEFDEKGKTKIMEEIVAKALTNSYHKRLAYLEGKKIMTLVEYAKSKKISHSNLINKATRQTIEAFLEKGVWKIGVHKK; this is encoded by the coding sequence ATGTCAAAGACACCAGCAGTATTTAATAAAATAAATTCTTTACGAGAGCGTTACTATAAAGCTTCTATTGGTAAAGAGGCACTTATTAGGCTCGTTAGTGAAGCAGAAGTTGCTGAGCAAGTATATAACTCAAATGCTATAGAAAATAGTACATTGTCACTTGAAGAAACAGAAAAAATTTTACTTCAAATTGATCTTGAAAGGTTTATTAGTCAGAGAGAAATTTTTGAAGCCAAAAATCTCGCGCGAGTAGTATCGTATATTGACAAACGATCGAAAGAACAAGAATTGACACTTGATGTAATTCTTTCACTTCACAAAATGCTCATTACAAATATTCGTGATGACGTCGCAGGAAGATTTCGTAAAAATAATGAATATGTCAGAGTGGGAAGTCACATCGCTCCAAAACCAGAAGAAGTTTTAGAAAGACTTGAAAAAATGTTGTCCGAGTATAATGCAAAAAGTCACGAAAATATTATTAAACGGATAGCAAAATTACATTTAACATTTGAATATACACATCCTTTTATCGATGGTAATGGGCGTATTGGCCGTGTGCTAAACAATTATCTTTTGATTCGTGAAGGATTCGTTCCTATAAATATTAAGTTTATAGACCGCAAGAAATATTATGATGCATTTAAGGAATTTGACGAAAAAGGTAAAACAAAAATAATGGAGGAGATTGTCGCTAAAGCTTTGACTAATAGTTATCATAAGCGTTTGGCATATTTGGAAGGCAAAAAAATTATGACATTAGTTGAGTATGCAAAATCTAAAAAAATTTCTCACTCTAATCTTATTAACAAAGCAACACGTCAGACAATTGAAGCTTTCTTGGAAAAAGGTGTTTGGAAAATAGGAGTACATAAAAAATGA